The Flavobacterium sp. HJ-32-4 genome contains a region encoding:
- a CDS encoding fibronectin type III domain-containing protein: MLRKLGGGALIALVWFLGGCSGDDGGGCGKIKSATFFARPTAIDLSFETTADANSYRIEYGPTGFTPGSGQSMTTSTSYVTVSGLTPSTTYDVYVTSICSAESTSKPYELSSITTNPSECTGTASVSVTQYSTTTASLYFSYTNSQPNHYELEYGLQGFTRGTGTRLSTTGSDYTIDLSNLQTSTAYDFYIRAVCYDTDGTPWTKVPYTTVASCPQPTNLNSYNISGACNSGNGETRGFTWSYEFGQPTSYTISVVSASGVNNPAGGTTFTTSNPSIALSGMYCNWDAFFVRANCGNGESSAWAGPFYF; encoded by the coding sequence ATGTTACGAAAGTTAGGGGGCGGTGCCCTTATCGCGCTGGTCTGGTTCCTCGGTGGTTGCTCGGGCGACGACGGAGGCGGCTGCGGAAAAATCAAGAGTGCAACCTTTTTTGCGCGGCCAACCGCTATCGACCTTAGTTTTGAAACGACCGCCGATGCGAACAGCTATCGCATTGAATATGGGCCGACGGGTTTTACGCCGGGCAGCGGACAATCGATGACCACGTCGACGAGCTATGTGACCGTATCCGGACTCACACCGTCTACTACCTACGATGTGTACGTAACCAGTATCTGCAGTGCTGAAAGCACCAGCAAGCCGTATGAGCTCTCCAGCATCACCACCAACCCGAGTGAGTGCACCGGCACCGCATCGGTAAGTGTGACCCAGTATTCGACGACCACTGCCAGTCTGTATTTTTCGTACACCAATTCACAACCGAATCATTACGAACTCGAGTACGGCCTGCAAGGCTTCACCCGCGGCACCGGCACACGGCTTTCTACCACGGGTTCCGATTACACCATTGACCTTTCTAACCTGCAAACCAGTACCGCCTATGATTTCTATATCCGGGCGGTCTGTTATGATACCGATGGCACGCCGTGGACGAAAGTGCCGTACACGACAGTAGCGTCTTGTCCGCAGCCCACCAACCTCAATTCATACAACATTTCCGGTGCGTGTAATTCCGGCAATGGAGAAACCCGTGGGTTTACCTGGTCGTATGAGTTCGGGCAGCCCACGAGCTACACGATTTCGGTCGTGAGTGCGTCAGGTGTGAATAATCCGGCCGGAGGCACTACCTTCACGACATCGAACCCGAGCATCGCGCTTTCAGGCATGTATTGCAACTGGGACGCCTTCTTCGTGCGTGCCAACTGCGGTAACGGCGAGAGCAGTGCGTGGGCGGGGCCGTTTTATTTCTGA
- the glgB gene encoding 1,4-alpha-glucan branching protein GlgB: protein MNAVQPYSLFSEFDINLFKAGKHFRLYEKLGAHLTEVDGVKGVYFAVWAPAARSVSVIGDFNYWVQGQHPLMVRWDSSGIWEGFIPGVEKGTRYKYKIQSNSGAITEKADPFALFCEHPPQTASVVWDLDYKWKDKSWMTSRKDKNGLDKPYSVYEVHLGSWRRNAEGKFLTYLEMADQLVDYVKETGFTHVEFMPVMEYPYDPSWGYQLVGYYAPTSRFGKPQDFMVLVDKLHQAGIGVILDWVPSHFPEDAHGLGFFDGSHLYEHPDRRKGYHPDWKSLVFNYGRNEVRAFLISNAIFWLDRYHADGLRVDAVASMLYLDYSRNDGEWEPNMFGGRENLETISFLKDFNEAVYTMFDGVQTIAEESTSFPMVSRPTSAGGLGFGMKWMMGWMHDTLQYFKRETIYRKYHQNDLTFSMTYAFSENFMLPLSHDEVVYGKRSILGRMPGDEWQRFANLRLLYGYMFTHPGAKLLFMGDEFGQSAEWKFDGSLDWHLLQFGYHEGIRKTIAALNKLYTSHPALYEKQFSPDGFEWISYSDHQNAVLSYIRKGENPKQDVVVVCNFTPVVRTDYRIGLPAKGKLTEVFNSDHADFGGSGVLNGKSIKIDKEPWNGREFSASITLPPLGVVVFTL, encoded by the coding sequence ATGAATGCTGTACAACCGTATTCGCTCTTTTCCGAATTCGATATCAATCTTTTCAAAGCCGGTAAGCATTTCCGGCTATATGAAAAACTGGGCGCACACCTCACCGAAGTCGACGGTGTAAAAGGGGTGTATTTTGCCGTCTGGGCCCCCGCCGCCCGCTCGGTATCGGTAATTGGCGACTTCAATTACTGGGTGCAGGGACAACATCCGTTGATGGTGCGCTGGGACAGTTCCGGAATTTGGGAAGGCTTTATTCCCGGTGTAGAAAAAGGAACACGATACAAGTATAAGATACAATCCAACAGCGGGGCCATAACCGAAAAAGCCGACCCGTTCGCCTTGTTCTGCGAGCACCCGCCGCAAACGGCTTCGGTGGTGTGGGACCTCGATTATAAGTGGAAAGACAAATCGTGGATGACGTCGCGGAAAGACAAGAACGGACTCGACAAGCCGTATTCCGTATATGAAGTCCATTTGGGCTCGTGGCGCCGCAACGCCGAAGGGAAATTCCTGACGTATCTTGAAATGGCCGACCAATTGGTCGACTATGTAAAAGAAACCGGCTTCACGCACGTCGAGTTCATGCCGGTCATGGAATATCCGTACGATCCGTCATGGGGGTATCAATTAGTGGGATATTACGCACCGACCTCCCGCTTCGGCAAACCGCAGGATTTCATGGTGCTGGTCGATAAGTTGCACCAGGCAGGTATCGGGGTCATCCTAGACTGGGTACCGTCGCATTTTCCGGAAGACGCACACGGACTCGGGTTTTTCGACGGGTCGCATCTCTATGAACATCCCGACCGGCGCAAGGGCTATCATCCCGACTGGAAAAGCCTCGTATTCAACTACGGGCGCAATGAGGTACGTGCCTTCCTGATTTCCAATGCCATCTTCTGGCTTGATCGGTACCATGCCGACGGACTCCGTGTGGATGCCGTAGCTTCGATGCTCTATCTCGATTATTCGCGAAACGACGGAGAATGGGAACCCAATATGTTCGGAGGCCGCGAAAACCTCGAAACGATCAGCTTCCTCAAAGACTTCAACGAAGCGGTCTACACCATGTTTGATGGCGTACAGACGATTGCCGAAGAGAGTACGTCTTTCCCGATGGTATCGCGTCCGACTTCTGCCGGAGGCCTTGGTTTTGGCATGAAGTGGATGATGGGATGGATGCACGATACCCTCCAGTATTTCAAACGCGAGACGATTTACCGCAAATACCACCAGAACGACCTGACGTTTTCGATGACCTATGCGTTTTCCGAGAATTTCATGTTGCCTTTGTCACATGATGAAGTGGTGTATGGAAAACGCTCGATACTGGGCCGCATGCCGGGCGACGAATGGCAGCGCTTCGCGAATCTTCGTCTTCTCTATGGCTATATGTTCACCCACCCGGGTGCCAAGTTGCTGTTCATGGGCGACGAGTTCGGACAATCGGCCGAATGGAAATTCGACGGGTCGCTTGACTGGCACCTGCTGCAGTTTGGCTACCACGAAGGCATCCGGAAGACCATTGCCGCACTCAATAAATTATACACCTCACATCCGGCCTTATACGAGAAACAGTTCAGCCCTGACGGCTTCGAATGGATTTCTTATTCCGATCACCAGAATGCCGTGCTGAGTTACATCCGCAAAGGCGAAAACCCGAAACAGGACGTCGTGGTGGTCTGCAACTTCACGCCGGTCGTGCGCACCGATTACCGCATCGGTCTGCCCGCAAAAGGCAAGCTCACCGAAGTATTCAACAGCGATCATGCCGATTTCGGAGGCAGTGGCGTGCTGAACGGAAAATCGATCAAGATTGACAAAGAACCATGGAACGGGCGTGAGTTTTCCGCTTCGATCACCTTACCGCCATTAGGGGTAGTGGTGTTTACCTTGTAA
- a CDS encoding carboxypeptidase-like regulatory domain-containing protein, translating to MIRKLLSYFLALFALPALAQTNARIVDSKSGESIPYATITYNQGEHLISNDDGIFTIPANTSDDTVLTVSFLGYTPKQVRVSELSGKDPVVKMEVGVFELQDVKVTKPDANAIMAAVRQNLSTNYSRLSKPIKNRVFMRTSSLFRPQQLEVEITKSTGFTKKNLEQVNQEIGALGRSLKTQPPKEYADRLFDYVLALRTGKNGNTYPEAKLRMFKAVKIKNENRSTDLDQLQQTAMKTLLKHIDTTKYYRMKSGWFGSKDTIDLTDKKEKKKNPLKELNASKYKVQEVLGGLSPLNNKTLDFINMPDRYEYKYEGAVYSDETDWVYVISFTPDSRKAKFLGKLYISQSDFAIVRMDYQLEEGEKLEGINLKLLLGIKFAENVAKGTAIFRKDPDGQGYYLQYGARESGSYFYVHRPLKLIEITKDRSERDVVAFEFKIEGNQSEKTEYLNLSRSSATDGEFEELKEAEFKYDILRRYDPTIWKDYGAIAPLEEMKQYQAGD from the coding sequence ATGATTCGAAAGCTCCTCTCCTATTTTCTGGCCCTTTTTGCCTTGCCGGCGCTGGCCCAAACCAATGCCCGGATTGTCGACTCGAAATCCGGCGAAAGCATTCCGTATGCGACCATCACCTACAACCAGGGTGAGCATTTGATTTCCAACGATGACGGTATTTTCACCATTCCGGCCAATACGTCTGACGATACCGTATTAACGGTGAGTTTCCTTGGCTACACACCGAAACAGGTGCGCGTGTCGGAATTGTCGGGGAAAGACCCGGTAGTCAAAATGGAAGTAGGCGTATTCGAACTACAGGACGTGAAAGTCACCAAACCCGATGCCAATGCGATTATGGCAGCGGTGCGCCAGAATTTGTCCACGAATTACAGCCGCTTGTCGAAACCCATCAAGAACCGGGTGTTCATGCGGACGTCGAGCCTTTTCCGCCCCCAACAGCTGGAGGTAGAGATCACGAAATCAACCGGTTTCACCAAAAAGAACCTCGAGCAGGTCAACCAGGAAATCGGAGCTTTAGGCCGATCGCTCAAAACACAGCCACCGAAAGAATACGCCGACCGGCTGTTTGATTATGTGCTGGCGCTGCGAACGGGTAAGAACGGTAACACCTATCCGGAGGCCAAATTGCGTATGTTCAAGGCGGTGAAAATCAAAAACGAAAACCGTTCCACCGATTTGGACCAGTTGCAGCAGACGGCTATGAAAACGCTGCTGAAGCATATCGATACCACTAAATACTACCGTATGAAAAGCGGCTGGTTCGGTTCAAAAGATACCATCGACCTGACCGACAAAAAAGAAAAAAAGAAGAACCCGCTTAAAGAACTAAATGCCTCAAAGTATAAAGTGCAGGAAGTGTTGGGCGGCCTCAGTCCGTTGAACAACAAAACCCTCGACTTCATCAATATGCCTGATCGGTATGAGTATAAGTATGAAGGCGCAGTTTATTCCGATGAAACGGACTGGGTGTATGTCATCAGCTTCACGCCCGATAGCCGAAAAGCCAAATTCCTGGGGAAACTCTACATCTCCCAATCGGATTTTGCGATTGTGCGTATGGATTATCAATTAGAGGAAGGCGAAAAACTCGAAGGCATTAACCTCAAACTCCTACTCGGCATCAAGTTCGCGGAAAACGTCGCAAAAGGAACGGCGATTTTCAGGAAAGACCCTGACGGACAAGGTTATTACCTGCAATATGGCGCGCGTGAATCGGGAAGCTACTTCTACGTACACCGCCCGCTCAAACTCATCGAAATCACAAAAGACCGCAGCGAGCGCGATGTCGTAGCCTTTGAATTCAAGATTGAAGGAAACCAGTCAGAGAAAACCGAATACCTCAACCTGTCGCGCAGCTCGGCCACGGACGGGGAATTCGAGGAACTGAAAGAAGCGGAGTTCAAGTATGACATACTCCGACGATACGACCCTACTATCTGGAAAGATTACGGCGCTATCGCCCCGCTGGAAGAAATGAAGCAATACCAGGCAGGTGATTAA
- a CDS encoding glycoside hydrolase family 31 protein, with amino-acid sequence MITNTELEFKGDQYPSGIASVVHEGDSIFFHSDNNVILKVTVLRDSLLRFRYTAKGYFSKDFSYAIDPNQSHGYNFLEVKEYKEYWQIQTSKVLCRVRKNDMRVGLYDIEGHLILEDEKGFHWEESYHFGGNIVKMSKQSREGESFYGMGDKASHSNLKGKRVENWATDQYAFHRDQEPLYKVVPFYIGLHHKISYGIFFDNTFRTGFDFCCERRNVTSFWAEGGEMNYYFFYGPQMSDVVTSYTQLTGVPEMPPMWALGYHQCKWSYYPESKVREVAEKFRELSIPCDAIYLDIDYMEGFRCFTWNKEYFPDPKKMVAELAEDGFKTIVIIDPGIKIDNDYWVYQEALANDYFCKRADGPYMKGKVWPGECNFPDYTNPAVREWWAGLFKELIADIGVKGVWNDMNEPAVMEVPGKTFPMDVRHDFDGNPCSHRKAHNIYGTQMARATYEGVKRFAYPKRPFIITRSAYSGAQRFTSSWTGDNVASWEHLWIANIQMQRMSISGMGFTGSDIGGFAEQPSGELYARWIQLGVFHPFCRTHSSGDHGDQEPWSFDQEVIDITRKFVSLRYQLLPYLYTMFWEYIQDGVPMLKPLFYFDQEDAQTHYRTDEFLFGNHILVCPILEPNAQGRRMYLPKGNWYNYWTGELTPGKRELWVRTAYDEIPLFIKEGAIIPKYPVQQYVDEVELNEITLDVYYKLGKEKSYLYEDSHDGYDYNKGRYSVSTFSLNGRENQLIFQQHKEGKFELPYSKFRIHLHGLPFEIHSIYIDNERATNALAEDGTLLVDKDFTEVHITGKDLSK; translated from the coding sequence ATGATCACCAATACTGAACTAGAGTTTAAGGGCGACCAATATCCCAGCGGGATCGCGTCGGTGGTCCATGAAGGAGATTCGATTTTTTTCCATTCCGATAATAACGTCATCCTCAAGGTAACGGTACTGCGTGACAGTCTGTTGCGCTTCCGGTATACGGCGAAGGGCTATTTCAGCAAGGATTTTTCCTATGCTATCGATCCCAACCAATCGCACGGATATAATTTCCTCGAAGTCAAAGAATACAAGGAATACTGGCAAATCCAGACAAGTAAAGTGCTCTGTCGCGTTCGCAAGAACGACATGCGGGTCGGCCTTTACGATATCGAAGGCCACCTGATCCTCGAAGACGAAAAAGGCTTTCACTGGGAAGAGAGTTACCACTTTGGCGGCAACATCGTCAAGATGAGCAAGCAGTCGCGCGAAGGTGAGAGCTTCTACGGAATGGGTGACAAAGCGTCACACTCCAACCTCAAAGGCAAGCGCGTGGAGAACTGGGCAACCGACCAATACGCCTTCCACCGTGACCAGGAACCTTTATATAAGGTCGTGCCGTTTTACATCGGCCTCCACCACAAGATTTCCTATGGTATCTTCTTCGACAACACCTTCCGCACCGGTTTCGATTTCTGTTGCGAGCGGCGGAATGTGACCAGCTTCTGGGCCGAAGGAGGCGAAATGAACTATTACTTCTTCTACGGTCCGCAAATGTCGGATGTCGTGACGTCTTACACCCAACTCACCGGCGTTCCTGAAATGCCGCCAATGTGGGCCCTGGGCTACCACCAGTGCAAGTGGAGCTATTATCCGGAAAGTAAAGTGCGCGAAGTGGCCGAAAAGTTCCGGGAACTCAGTATCCCGTGCGATGCCATCTACCTCGATATCGACTACATGGAAGGCTTCCGCTGTTTCACCTGGAACAAAGAATACTTCCCCGATCCGAAGAAAATGGTTGCCGAGTTGGCAGAAGACGGTTTCAAGACCATCGTCATCATCGACCCGGGCATCAAGATCGACAACGACTATTGGGTCTACCAGGAAGCGCTGGCCAACGACTATTTCTGTAAACGTGCCGACGGACCGTATATGAAAGGAAAAGTATGGCCGGGCGAATGCAACTTCCCCGATTATACCAACCCGGCCGTACGTGAGTGGTGGGCCGGACTTTTCAAGGAACTTATTGCCGATATCGGTGTGAAAGGCGTGTGGAACGACATGAACGAACCTGCCGTTATGGAGGTTCCGGGTAAGACGTTCCCGATGGACGTCCGCCACGACTTCGACGGCAACCCATGCAGCCATCGCAAGGCACACAATATATATGGTACGCAAATGGCCCGCGCCACCTATGAAGGGGTGAAGCGCTTTGCCTATCCGAAGCGTCCGTTCATCATCACCCGCTCGGCCTATTCGGGCGCACAGCGGTTTACCTCTTCCTGGACGGGCGATAACGTCGCCTCATGGGAACACCTCTGGATTGCCAACATCCAGATGCAACGGATGTCGATTTCAGGGATGGGCTTCACCGGCTCTGACATCGGTGGATTCGCCGAGCAGCCATCCGGCGAACTCTATGCCCGTTGGATCCAGTTGGGCGTATTCCATCCGTTCTGCCGTACGCACTCCTCAGGTGATCATGGCGACCAGGAACCGTGGTCATTCGACCAGGAGGTCATCGACATCACCCGTAAATTCGTTTCCCTTCGCTACCAACTCCTGCCGTATCTCTATACCATGTTCTGGGAATACATCCAGGACGGTGTGCCGATGCTCAAGCCGTTGTTCTATTTCGACCAGGAAGACGCACAGACGCACTACCGAACTGACGAATTCCTCTTCGGGAACCACATCCTCGTATGTCCGATACTCGAACCGAATGCACAGGGCCGCCGGATGTACCTGCCGAAAGGGAACTGGTACAACTACTGGACGGGCGAGCTTACACCGGGCAAACGCGAACTGTGGGTCCGCACGGCCTATGACGAAATACCACTCTTCATCAAAGAAGGGGCGATCATCCCGAAATATCCGGTGCAGCAGTATGTAGATGAAGTGGAACTGAATGAGATTACCCTTGACGTCTACTACAAACTCGGCAAGGAAAAATCGTATCTATACGAAGATTCCCACGACGGCTACGACTACAACAAAGGACGTTACAGCGTTTCGACCTTCAGCCTGAATGGCCGCGAGAACCAATTGATTTTCCAGCAGCATAAGGAAGGGAAGTTCGAATTGCCGTATAGCAAATTCCGGATCCACCTCCACGGGTTGCCGTTTGAAATCCACTCCATCTATATCGACAACGAACGTGCGACCAACGCCCTGGCAGAAGACGGGACACTGTTGGTCGATAAAGACTTCACGGAAGTACACATTACCGGCAAGGATTTGTCGAAATAA
- a CDS encoding M48 family metallopeptidase encodes MKRILVCFGTLVLAAIIYSCATNPFTGKKYANIVSNSELFPLSFSQYGEFLKENKVISATPAARQVESVGLKIKGAAERYLTSIGQKDYLNGYAWEYKLVEDKAVNAWCMPGGKIVVYSGILPITKDDAGLATVMGHEVAHALSNHGAQRMTAAQGQQLGAAALSIATAGKAPETQQLFMTAYGLTSEVGIMLPFSRSHESEADEIGLTLMAIAGYNPDKAIEFWQRMSVQGKGGPPEFLSTHPSDATRIANLKKMVPKAKATAAKFGVVF; translated from the coding sequence ATGAAACGAATCCTGGTTTGCTTTGGAACCCTTGTTTTGGCCGCCATAATTTACTCCTGCGCGACCAACCCTTTTACAGGAAAGAAATACGCGAATATTGTGAGCAACAGCGAGTTGTTTCCGCTTTCGTTCTCGCAATACGGAGAATTCCTGAAAGAAAATAAAGTCATTAGTGCAACACCGGCCGCCCGACAGGTCGAATCGGTGGGGCTGAAAATCAAGGGGGCCGCGGAACGTTACCTGACCTCGATCGGCCAAAAAGACTACCTGAACGGGTATGCCTGGGAATATAAATTGGTCGAAGATAAAGCGGTTAACGCCTGGTGTATGCCCGGAGGCAAGATTGTCGTATACAGCGGCATATTGCCCATTACGAAGGATGATGCCGGACTCGCCACGGTGATGGGACACGAAGTCGCACACGCACTCTCGAACCACGGGGCGCAACGGATGACCGCCGCACAGGGCCAACAACTCGGTGCCGCCGCACTTTCCATCGCCACCGCAGGTAAGGCTCCGGAAACCCAACAGCTGTTCATGACGGCATACGGACTCACCTCTGAGGTAGGCATTATGCTCCCCTTCAGTCGCAGCCACGAAAGCGAAGCCGACGAAATCGGTCTGACCCTCATGGCCATCGCCGGTTACAATCCCGATAAAGCCATAGAATTCTGGCAACGGATGTCGGTCCAGGGCAAAGGCGGCCCGCCGGAATTCCTCAGCACCCACCCGTCAGACGCGACCCGTATCGCCAACCTGAAGAAAATGGTGCCGAAGGCGAAAGCTACAGCGGCGAAGTTTGGGGTCGTTTTTTAG
- a CDS encoding MFS transporter: MAHLPKGDKKLLNAWAFYDWANSVYPLTISSAVFPVFYTLLYSIRGEGDYITVFGMEMKNSALISFTSAAAFLVISFMSPLLSGVADYVGNKKAFMRFFCYLGALSCIGLYWFDLNMIYPGLLCYFMGLIGFWGSLVFYNSYLPDIAFPEQQDAISAKGYSLGYIGSVLLLIVNLALILMADGEAEAEQAMRLSFVMVGVWWIGFSQYTYRYLPKGAGAGHKVNGAVLLNGFRELQKVGKALSGNIRLRRFLGGFFVYSMAVQTVMLAATYFGAQEIEWKKYGADPSMGLIVCILVIQLVAVLGAYMTSKASARFGNIPVLVVINAFWMCLCATMYFVTTPNQFYIMAALVGIVMGGVQSLSRSTYSKFLPETDDTASYFSFYDVAEKIGIVLGMSVYGVIDQYTGSPRFATVFLASFFLIGLLLLLRIPAQTSSKQ; the protein is encoded by the coding sequence ATGGCGCATCTTCCGAAAGGGGATAAGAAACTCCTAAACGCCTGGGCCTTCTACGACTGGGCGAATTCTGTGTACCCGCTGACGATTTCCTCTGCGGTGTTTCCTGTGTTTTATACCTTGTTGTATTCCATCCGCGGAGAAGGCGACTACATCACCGTCTTTGGCATGGAAATGAAGAACTCGGCGCTTATCAGTTTTACCAGCGCGGCCGCCTTCCTCGTCATTTCCTTTATGTCACCCCTACTGTCGGGCGTGGCGGATTATGTAGGAAACAAAAAAGCCTTCATGCGCTTCTTCTGTTACCTCGGGGCGCTATCGTGCATCGGTCTCTATTGGTTCGACCTCAACATGATCTATCCGGGGCTACTCTGCTACTTCATGGGCCTCATCGGGTTCTGGGGCAGTCTGGTGTTTTATAACTCGTATCTTCCCGATATTGCCTTTCCTGAGCAACAGGACGCCATCAGTGCAAAGGGTTATTCCCTCGGGTATATTGGAAGTGTGCTGCTCCTGATCGTCAACCTCGCGCTTATCCTGATGGCCGACGGAGAAGCCGAAGCCGAGCAGGCCATGCGCCTTAGTTTTGTGATGGTGGGTGTTTGGTGGATCGGTTTCAGCCAATATACCTATCGCTACCTGCCCAAAGGGGCCGGAGCCGGACACAAAGTAAACGGCGCCGTGCTCTTAAACGGTTTCCGTGAACTGCAAAAAGTAGGGAAGGCGCTGTCAGGCAACATACGCCTTCGCCGTTTTCTGGGTGGGTTCTTCGTGTATAGTATGGCCGTGCAGACCGTCATGTTGGCCGCGACCTATTTCGGCGCACAGGAAATCGAGTGGAAAAAATACGGGGCTGATCCGAGTATGGGTCTCATTGTGTGTATCCTCGTCATCCAACTGGTGGCGGTGTTGGGTGCCTACATGACCTCAAAAGCGTCGGCGCGCTTCGGGAACATTCCCGTATTAGTCGTCATCAACGCCTTTTGGATGTGTTTGTGTGCCACGATGTATTTCGTCACCACACCCAACCAATTCTACATCATGGCCGCGTTGGTCGGTATCGTCATGGGCGGCGTGCAGTCGCTGTCGCGTTCGACCTATTCGAAATTCCTGCCCGAAACCGATGACACCGCTTCCTATTTTAGTTTCTACGACGTAGCCGAGAAAATCGGCATCGTACTGGGTATGTCGGTTTACGGCGTGATTGACCAGTATACGGGCAGCCCGAGGTTCGCGACGGTCTTCCTCGCCAGCTTTTTCCTGATCGGCTTACTTTTATTACTGCGAATTCCGGCCCAAACTTCCTCAAAACAGTAA
- a CDS encoding DUF6252 family protein, translating into MKNMKWFPLVFVLFSSLFLVSCEGEIEPIGSQTTDPTGPIDPTNPTGGVFKVDYNGATRTATSTVVYLSGGNINISALMPGGAGFSFVFDGNATGSYDLDDENNWIVFGTSLAFYSSSNFTTGLSSGNFTVTEIDETNKTISGTFHFVGYGEDETDIIEFTNGSFTDLPYVTENPTGDVVTATINGQPYEGVDTTTALASAGGGPEYAIINSESVDSTVLNIQIKTSLVPGTYALGMPDAVISYNTVNDGFPEDATGSITITSISANHVSGTFTATVSIDGTDYQITNGVFDFSF; encoded by the coding sequence ATGAAAAATATGAAATGGTTCCCGTTGGTATTCGTCCTTTTCAGTTCGCTGTTCCTGGTGTCCTGCGAGGGCGAAATTGAACCGATCGGGTCACAAACGACCGATCCTACCGGACCTATTGATCCTACTAATCCGACCGGCGGCGTATTCAAAGTCGATTACAATGGGGCCACCCGCACCGCCACCTCTACGGTCGTATATCTTTCGGGGGGCAATATCAATATTTCGGCCCTGATGCCCGGAGGCGCGGGCTTTTCCTTCGTATTCGACGGGAACGCGACAGGTTCGTATGACCTCGATGATGAAAACAACTGGATTGTCTTCGGCACCTCTTTAGCCTTTTACAGCTCATCCAACTTCACTACGGGCCTTTCCTCAGGAAATTTTACCGTCACCGAAATAGACGAGACGAACAAAACCATATCGGGTACATTCCACTTCGTGGGCTATGGAGAGGATGAAACTGACATCATCGAATTCACCAACGGTTCGTTCACCGACCTGCCGTATGTCACAGAGAATCCAACCGGCGACGTGGTGACCGCGACGATCAACGGACAGCCGTATGAAGGCGTCGACACTACCACGGCCTTGGCCAGCGCGGGCGGCGGGCCCGAATATGCTATTATCAATTCCGAGTCGGTCGACAGCACCGTCCTGAACATACAAATCAAGACGAGTTTGGTTCCCGGCACCTATGCCTTGGGAATGCCAGATGCTGTTATCAGCTATAATACCGTCAATGATGGCTTTCCAGAGGATGCTACGGGGTCTATCACCATTACGAGTATCAGCGCCAACCATGTATCGGGTACGTTTACCGCTACCGTCAGTATAGATGGTACCGATTATCAGATCACCAACGGGGTCTTCGATTTTAGTTTCTGA